A genomic region of Leptotrichia hofstadii contains the following coding sequences:
- a CDS encoding cysteine desulfurase family protein — MIYLDNSASTKPRKEVINVLVQTMEENYANPDAIHDFSHKTLLKIKNAKKIISDYLKVEADRIYFTAGGGDGNNLVLQGIINANSRIKKHLITTKIEHPSVYEVFKHYENLGFEVDYLNVDKDGFIDIEELENTIREDTVIVSVGAVNSETGAIQDLEQISKIIKMKNRDTYFHTDFVQGLGCTNIKFDKIPVDAITISGHKIHAPKGIGAIYINKRVKIANIIYGSNAENGIVKRTMPTELILAFAKAVEILIKEEKNEMEHSQKLKEMLANKISEEITNIKFNSLLSIEKSSPKVLNVSFNGTKGEVLTHFLGMYQIYVSTGSACSSKKGNSRILEVMGLTQSELDGAIRFSFSKDNTEKEIDEVVKRLKESVERIRKMR, encoded by the coding sequence ATGATTTATTTGGATAATTCAGCCAGTACAAAGCCACGTAAAGAAGTTATAAATGTGTTAGTTCAAACAATGGAAGAAAATTATGCAAATCCCGATGCAATTCATGATTTTTCTCATAAAACTTTATTAAAAATAAAAAATGCTAAAAAGATAATATCTGATTACTTAAAAGTTGAAGCTGACAGAATTTACTTTACAGCAGGTGGCGGAGATGGAAATAACCTTGTATTGCAAGGAATTATCAATGCAAATTCACGAATAAAAAAACATCTAATTACAACAAAAATTGAACATCCGTCAGTCTATGAAGTGTTTAAGCATTATGAAAACTTGGGCTTTGAAGTGGATTATCTGAATGTGGATAAAGATGGTTTTATAGATATTGAAGAACTTGAAAATACGATTAGGGAAGATACAGTAATAGTTTCGGTTGGAGCAGTGAATAGTGAAACTGGGGCGATTCAAGATTTGGAGCAAATTTCAAAAATTATTAAAATGAAAAACAGAGATACATATTTTCATACTGATTTTGTACAGGGACTTGGATGTACGAATATAAAGTTTGATAAAATTCCTGTGGATGCAATAACAATAAGTGGACATAAAATTCATGCACCAAAGGGAATTGGAGCCATCTATATAAATAAACGTGTCAAAATTGCAAATATAATTTATGGTTCAAATGCTGAAAATGGAATTGTAAAAAGAACAATGCCGACAGAATTAATTTTGGCTTTTGCAAAAGCTGTAGAGATTTTGATAAAAGAGGAAAAAAACGAAATGGAGCATTCACAAAAGTTAAAAGAAATGCTTGCAAATAAAATCTCTGAGGAAATTACAAATATAAAATTTAATTCTTTGCTTAGCATTGAAAAATCAAGTCCTAAAGTATTGAATGTATCGTTTAACGGCACAAAAGGTGAGGTGTTGACACATTTTCTAGGAATGTATCAAATTTATGTTTCGACAGGCTCAGCCTGTTCATCAAAAAAAGGGAACAGCAGAATACTTGAAGTTATGGGGCTTACTCAATCAGAACTGGATGGAGCAATAAGGTTCAGTTTTTCAAAGGATAATACAGAAAAGGAAATTGATGAAGTTGTGAAGCGACTGAAGGAAAGTGTCGAAAGAATTAGGAAAATGAGATAA
- the thiI gene encoding tRNA uracil 4-sulfurtransferase ThiI, translated as MSNYTDKNLLNAIGLSYGELSLKGKNRGQFEKKLRNKINKVLKGFDYQLFDDLSKLYVLINPENLDEVTDKLKKVFGIVSLNQSAKVERNDEFIKEKVLEFANYAYENGARTFKITVNRSNKGFEKKSMDYARELGGHVLVNSPFEKVKMKDPDVMINVDIRKNAYIYTDRIKTYGGLPLGSTGKGLVLLSGGIDSPVASFMMAKRGMRLNFITFHSFPFTSQQALEKVKELTDILSLYVGKTRLYSLNILKIQEAINTQTKKDLATILTRRAMMRLAERLSNMMQYQALITGESLGQVASQTIGGLTCTNASVEKLPVFRPLIGMDKTEIIEIAKEIETYEKSIEPYEDSCVIFAPKHPVTNPKLEDVLAEETKIENYDEIMNEIFDEREYFNFG; from the coding sequence ATGAGCAATTATACTGATAAAAATTTATTGAATGCAATAGGGCTTTCTTATGGAGAGTTGTCACTAAAAGGTAAAAACAGGGGGCAATTTGAAAAGAAATTGCGAAATAAGATTAATAAGGTGTTAAAAGGATTTGATTATCAGTTATTTGATGATTTATCAAAATTATATGTTTTAATAAATCCTGAAAATTTGGATGAGGTTACAGACAAGCTAAAAAAAGTTTTTGGAATAGTGAGTCTTAATCAATCGGCAAAAGTTGAAAGAAATGATGAATTTATAAAGGAAAAAGTATTAGAATTTGCAAATTATGCTTATGAAAATGGAGCTAGAACTTTTAAAATAACAGTTAATCGTAGTAACAAAGGATTTGAGAAGAAATCTATGGACTATGCACGTGAACTGGGAGGGCATGTGCTAGTAAACAGTCCTTTTGAAAAAGTTAAAATGAAAGATCCTGATGTTATGATAAATGTTGACATTAGAAAAAATGCTTATATTTATACGGATAGAATAAAAACTTATGGTGGACTTCCGCTTGGTTCAACGGGAAAGGGACTTGTTCTTTTATCAGGTGGAATAGACAGCCCAGTTGCTTCGTTTATGATGGCAAAAAGAGGGATGCGTTTAAATTTTATAACATTCCACAGTTTCCCATTTACAAGCCAGCAGGCTCTTGAAAAAGTAAAGGAACTAACTGATATTTTATCGCTTTATGTTGGTAAAACAAGACTTTATTCCTTAAATATATTAAAAATACAGGAAGCAATAAACACGCAGACAAAAAAAGATTTGGCTACAATTTTGACAAGACGTGCTATGATGCGTCTAGCTGAAAGATTGTCAAATATGATGCAGTATCAGGCATTAATTACGGGGGAAAGTCTTGGGCAGGTGGCATCACAGACAATAGGAGGACTTACTTGTACAAATGCTTCTGTAGAAAAATTGCCAGTATTTAGACCTCTTATTGGAATGGATAAGACAGAAATAATTGAAATTGCAAAGGAAATAGAAACTTATGAAAAATCCATTGAGCCATACGAGGATTCATGCGTGATTTTTGCTCCAAAACATCCTGTTACAAATCCTAAGCTGGAAGATGTTCTGGCAGAAGAGACAAAAATTGAAAACTATGATGAAATTATGAATGAAATTTTTGATGAACGTGAATATTTTAATTTTGGATAA
- a CDS encoding YihY/virulence factor BrkB family protein has product MKEKKNFQKQKKEAKENRFKKKMSEIKRMIYLIYRNYRDGETQILAISLTYYSLLAIFPVVALVLGITKGFGLDKIFIQKFFELWPGNNSFLRVIVDVAQRLLLSTESSILTGVGIVILIYSAVKVLITLENSFNKIWKINKKRSITRRVVDYIAIIFLGPIFFVLLSALNSVAVEEIAKHFSENAVIMNLFIGLFGPATYIILFSYLFYIIPNTNVKIKPAVYAGIVTTLLTFGWKLLFLLLQSSITRYNIIYGSLALIPIFLIWVQYVWVTILLGAQIAFSIQTSDEFLYSEKIEMPIKVKREAGILILSLIIKNFVEKKESFTYQKLTDRLGMEVFFVKEILSDLEKMGFINEVFYDKNSDSQYQVAYSPESITIREFMKKFDTKNIEHYENIFDNLNEDDQKLLEKIREKLAMKKIESSENENEISKQETEFSEKEYFKEAKPPVNPRKSQELTIDFQISKQSRQKNENLQTKDSPKIIRKEKINRESEVQDSQSEDNNSQDTQKRVRYEDGTWKFF; this is encoded by the coding sequence ATGAAAGAAAAGAAAAATTTTCAAAAACAAAAAAAAGAAGCAAAAGAAAACAGATTTAAGAAAAAAATGTCCGAAATAAAAAGAATGATTTACTTGATTTATCGAAATTATCGTGATGGTGAAACGCAAATACTTGCGATTTCTTTAACTTACTATTCACTTCTTGCCATTTTTCCAGTAGTTGCTCTTGTGTTAGGAATCACAAAGGGATTTGGGCTGGATAAAATATTCATACAGAAGTTTTTTGAATTATGGCCGGGAAATAACAGTTTTTTAAGGGTAATTGTGGATGTTGCTCAAAGGCTTCTTCTGTCTACAGAAAGTAGTATATTAACTGGAGTTGGGATTGTCATTCTGATTTATTCAGCAGTAAAAGTTCTAATAACGCTAGAAAATTCATTTAATAAAATATGGAAAATTAATAAGAAAAGATCAATTACGAGAAGAGTTGTTGACTATATCGCAATTATATTTTTAGGACCAATATTTTTTGTATTGCTGTCAGCCTTAAATTCGGTTGCAGTTGAGGAAATAGCAAAACATTTTTCGGAAAACGCAGTAATTATGAACTTATTTATTGGATTATTCGGGCCTGCAACATATATTATTTTATTTAGCTATCTATTTTATATTATTCCAAATACAAACGTAAAAATAAAACCAGCAGTTTATGCAGGAATTGTAACGACATTACTTACTTTTGGTTGGAAATTGCTGTTCTTATTATTACAGTCGTCAATTACAAGATACAATATAATTTACGGAAGTTTGGCTTTAATTCCTATTTTCCTAATATGGGTACAATATGTTTGGGTAACAATTTTGCTAGGAGCGCAAATAGCTTTTTCAATTCAAACATCTGATGAATTTTTATACAGTGAAAAAATTGAAATGCCAATTAAAGTAAAAAGGGAAGCTGGAATTTTAATTTTATCCTTAATTATCAAAAATTTTGTTGAAAAAAAAGAGTCCTTTACGTATCAGAAATTAACTGATAGACTAGGTATGGAAGTATTTTTTGTGAAAGAAATTTTGTCTGATTTGGAAAAAATGGGATTTATTAATGAAGTTTTTTATGATAAAAATTCAGACAGTCAATACCAAGTTGCATATAGTCCAGAATCTATAACAATCAGAGAATTTATGAAAAAATTTGATACAAAGAATATTGAACATTATGAAAATATTTTTGATAATTTAAATGAAGACGATCAAAAGCTTCTTGAAAAGATAAGGGAAAAGCTGGCAATGAAAAAAATTGAAAGTTCCGAGAATGAAAATGAAATTTCAAAACAGGAAACAGAATTTTCAGAAAAAGAATATTTTAAAGAAGCAAAACCCCCAGTAAATCCAAGAAAATCACAAGAATTAACAATAGACTTCCAGATTTCAAAACAGTCAAGACAAAAAAATGAAAATTTACAAACAAAAGATTCTCCAAAAATAATAAGAAAAGAAAAAATTAACCGTGAATCAGAAGTTCAAGATTCTCAATCAGAAGATAATAATTCTCAAGATACTCAAAAAAGAGTCAGATACGAAGATGGAACTTGGAAATTCTTTTAA